The sequence GCTCAAACATGTAGAATCCGGCTGGACAGAGAATCTTATAATGAAAGAAATCAACTTGTAACACAAGAACCTACCTCTTTAGTTAGCTCtgctttttcttcttcaagaacTCCTATTTGGTAATAAGCCTTTGTAGGTTCCGCCAACCTTCCATACAGTTTTTTTGGATCAATATCACATCATATATCATGTCATGGTTATGTATAAATGATTCTGTATAAAATAAACCACATGAACTTTCTGACCTCAAAAATTGATCCTTTGTGTATAGTTCACCTGAGATCATGTCCATACTTTGAGAGTTCTCAACCATTATTAATCTTTTTCTTAGTGCCTGAAGTTCAAGTTCTAATGAATCTCTAATCAGGCGATCTCTTTCTACCTCTTCTTCCATTTCATGTACCTTGAAAATAGAACAAAAGGAAAGGACTTGAATTTCTTAACATTAAACCAAGAGAATAAAGCTTGCATGTTAaatattgttttgttttaaaagGTCATTCCACAAGTAaagaatagctaaagttgaattacaaagTTATACTACGCCTGATTTTGTCAGAGACCAATGACTTCTTTTTGATGAATAGGGACAAATTAATAATGAGCACCAACTCTTAAGACAGAAAATTCAAGTGGAAAGGCTTACCTTACTCTCCAGTACATTTATGGTTCCCTCAAGTTCCTCAACGGAGTGCTCTAAAATCTTAACCTCCTCATCCTTTTCTTCAGCATACATTTTACTGGCTTCTGATGCCTGGTTAACTCAAGTGATATAACATCAGCACAGAGCATGCCCATCATAAGTTTGGccagtaaaatatttttcagaaaaatacaTACCTGGCGAGCTTGTACAGCAATAGCTTCATTCTCATCAGCTAGTGAATATGCCATATCAAGCCTGTCTTGCAAGAACCGAAGTTGTTCAAGAAGATGGTTCTTTTCTCCAGTCACCCTCATGAAATCATCTTCAGtatctttatctttattcaaCAATATCAGTTGTTTCTCTGTTGAGGAGGTCAGCCGAAGAATTTCATTTTCAAGGCTTTTCACAATCTccctttgttctttcaactcatCCTCTGTTTGGGACTTCTTCACACAAAGATCCTCTAAGAGAGCTCTGAGCTCAGAGTTTTGCTTTGAGAAATTATCTGATGCTCTTCTAGTCTCTTCAAGATCGGCTTTTGAGGAAAATAGAGCACTCTCCATCTGTTGTATCTGGTTTTCAAGAGTTTTCTGCTGAATGAGCATTTCATTTAGTTGATGTTCTTTAGTAGATAACTCATTTTGAACTCGATTCAAAGCTGCAATTAACTTTCCAACTTCATCTGTGAAATCCTTTCTGTTAGAAGCTGATTCTTGCAACAAACTAAAGTCAAATAGCAAACCTTTCAGCAAAACTTCTTTTCGTTCCAATTCTTTTCTGAGCTCCAAAGTTTCATTTTTGCTGTCAATCTGGTCTAGACACAAATCTTTACCCTCCATTCTTCTGAAGCTTGTCATTCCATCCAGCTTATCTTTATCCATGATCATGCCAATTTTACAGCTTCTCCCCAATTCATGTATAGAATCAATAGTTTGACAATGGTGTAGCACAGAAGAGGATACCCCGTTCTTCATAGTGGCAGAAAATATACCTTCTAGTATTGATTTTGAGATGCTGATGTGGCCTAGTGTTTCTTCTGCCATTCTAGAAGCATCAGCAAACAATGTTTTCAACAATCCCTCCACATCTCTTTGCATATCAACAAATGACCCTTCAAGCAAGGACATTCCATTTGAAACTTCTATCAAGCTGTGACAGGCCTCATCTTGTAGTAATCTTTTTTCTTCATCACTGTGCCGAATGGAGGACTTAAGGTGTTTGACATCTTCAACTAAGCTTGCTTTCTGTGCCAGTAATTCCTCTTCTGCTTGTCTCAACATAGAAGTCAAGTGTTTTTCATTCTTATTCACTTCCACCAGAGCATTTAACGTGTAATCTACTTCTTTGATGGTTGAGAAGGCTTGCTCAAACTTCTTGAAGAAGATTTTCTCTTCAGTGATGTTGTCACCAACTTCTTCCTGCATGCCCAGAATGAACTCAAGGAAATGATGTGAATATTCAGAActcaaattaaatgaaatggATAAGGGCAGGGCATTTCTTTTATCTAGTAATACAAAGATCTATAAACCAGCAATTTGGCCTCTTTTCTTACCTCAAATGATAAAGGATATGATGTTTCAAATTCAATTTAAGATTatgaaaaaaactatatgaCATCAGTATTACCTCTCTACTGTAGTTGCAGCTAACTTCAGCTCCATGCATCATCATTTTATGACCCCAAATTATTTCACTTTGTTGATTCCTGATTGGGTGCTGGTCGTTCCGTTTTGCAAGTTCAGCTGAATTAGAGAGATACAGCAGTGGGGTTGAGCAATCGCCCTCTCCTTTCTCATTGAAAACCAAATTGAACTGAGCATTTATTTTGGAAAAAGCACCATATGCCATATTAAAATCCCTCCTCAAATGCAATAGTGATGTGTCTTCTAGATTCAACTTCTTTCTTATGCTTTGTGAACTACCACTGAGAGAAGATGTATTTGACCTTTTTCCTGAAGCAACAGTTTCAGCTAAAAGATTAGAACATGAAGCTAAATACTCAGTTGTCCATTCATCTGATTCACTTGGATCCTCAGTTGTATCAGGACACAGATATGGATTCAAAATTCTGTTTATATTTGTGGTGATCTGATTCAATTTCTCATTCGTTTCAACAAGTTCATAGTTAATCTGATACAGCAGTTTCTGCTGTTTGTCATGGTCATGGAGCTTACTGGAATCACATGATGGAAATCCAACTGCATGGTACTGAGAATTGCCATTTTGTATCAGATTATAGAACTTATTCTGCAACTGATGGACACGTTCCAGAAATTCTTGATTGAAATCCTTGCATGAACAAATCATTTTATAGGCGTCTGACTGGAGGCCTGAAAGGTAGTTTTGTGCATCAAAGCAGAGAGCATTAACAACATTCTCCACCTCCAGTAGCTCTAGCCTTGCCAactcaatattattttcatgagcTACCAATGCAAATAAATTTTCGCTTGAACTGTCTCCTTTTTTGAGGTTATCAATACTATCAGATCCATCATTTGCAGAAGATGAGCCAGCATGAACTTCAGAAATGTGGTTCCCCTTGTACAGtagaattttttctaaaatttccaACCTACTGATTTGATCATCTAGAGAAGAAACTAGCTGGATTGCTTCCTTGCTGCTTGCCTCATTATCTAACTGCTGAGCTTGTGTAAAAGCCATTGTTGCACCTCTCAGAGAATTCAATTTCTCATCCATTTGCCATACGCCCCGTTGTGCTTCTTCCAAGCTCCTTTTTAACAAAAGAATGGTTTCTTCCTTCTCAACACAAATTTTAGCGGCTTTCTCTACATGTTCGCCAATGCAAGCATTGACGTCTGGAAATGAGCAAGCTATATTTTCTATCTGGGAGGAAGCATCTCGCATGGACTTAGAACCGTCTATGAGAAAGGTCGTTAGCTCCAAAGTTGCTCTTTCCCATTCCATGCACAGCACCTTTATTTCTTCCTCTTTTGCTGCCAGACTGTTCTTCAAACTCATGTTTTCATCAGCCATTAAGCATATTTTCTCCTGTAATTCTGACTTCATTGCAACAATCTCTTCCTGCATATGAAGAATCGTTTTAGTTGTTTCCATTTCAACCTCCTCACGCACTAACTCAGTTTGGTGTTCCTGCGACAACTTTAATGCATGATCCTCCAGATATTGGCTATTAAGCAAGTGAGCCTCCTCAAGGTCCTTGGCCATTTTCTCCAACTTATCTTGCAAAGTAACCATGCAGAGGTCTCCATTACCATCTTGAGTTTCAAAAAGAGAGCCTCTTGATTCATGGCTCTCAGGTATAGGCATGTGTTGCATCCCAGACCTTTCAGAGGCACGCATCTGCTTAGACAGCCTTTGATTTTCTTCCCTCGTGAATTCAAGCTCTTCTATTAGCTGAACTTGTTCCTGTTCCATTGCTTCCATCAAATATCTCGCTTCAATCAACTGTTCCATGATATCTTTATGCTGCAAAATGGAAGCCCCATCAACATCCtgaacttctttatttttggaTTCTCCACCTGCTGGCAGATCATGTGGTGTCCTGTTTGCTTTATCAGCTTCAGTTGGCATGGTGTCCACCTGTTGAAGTACCAGTTAGTCAACAGCAGAAGGGAACAGTAGATATGTCAAGGAGGAAATCTAGTCCCTCAAACAGATAAAAGAAAGTCCAGGATCATTCTTACAGAATCAAATGCAGCTTGGTTATAGTTCACATGTTTGCTCAATTCTCCTTGCAATTCATCAACTTCCCTGCAAAGCAAAAGACAGATCAGACACGAAAACCAAAGCTTTTGAATATGAACAATTATGCTTTTGAACTATCACTTCATTGAGCTAATACTAAGAGAGAAGTTTGGCATGCTATTTGGGTGTCAAGGAAGAAAGCATCAATCTTGTCACACCAATTGTAGACCAGATATCAGATAGGTAAAATTGATACAGGTATGTTGCTCTTGCGCGCGCGCAAGCATATATNNNNNNNNNNNNNNNNNNNNNNNNNNNNNNNNNNNNNNNNNNNNNNNNNNNNNNNNNTAtctttgtgtgtgtgtgtaataTATGCAACACTTACAAATAAATCTTTGAAGTGTGacaagaaacaaaaaatgaggGATGAATTGTAATGTTCAAAATTAATTCCTTTTAAGCAACCAACATAAATTCTAAACTTTGTTTAGTAGTAAGCAAACTTCCAATGGAGTCACAAATGACTATTTTGAGcccaaatgaaaataaaaacttgCGACAATCAAAAATACATAGAAAGTTAAATTAAAGAAGTCTAACAAagagaaaacacaaaaaaataaacagagaagaaaaatgTAGCATACACATCCTTCATTCTTAAGACCCTAATCGTAAGAATATAGATAGATGGAAAAAGAAATATAGAATCAGTACATAAAGTCGGGCATTCCCGGCCCACCAAGCGAAACCTGTGGTTTCTTGGTCACGACCAGCTAAGGCTAAAGTTCCATTAAAGAGCGTTTTCACGTGGTAGAACCTCCTCAGGGAATATAAGGTTTTCATGGACACCTTCTCCCATAAccaatcaaaattcaagaacCTTCTTCATCCAGTCAAATATATTTGAAgcaaataaaggagaaaaataataaataaataaaggagaGGAAGTCCAAATGATATTCAAGTGTTGTAGTTATCTGAGGTTAAGAAAACGGATTTGACTTTTGTTCCTTTACTACTTCATTGGGTTTGTGTTAAGTAAATTGAAGGAGAAACGcgaaaataaatacaaaaaaaaacagataaaaaagaaatctaactaatttagtttttaaaagggtaaaatatcCGCCAACTTTCTATAGATAACTTTGTCTTTCGATGTTTGACTTAACGCCTTCTCACTTCTAGAATTTagtatattatgatatgattagtatttaatatttaattaattagatatcTTATAGTATTTTGATTTACTGTAGAAGTAAAATATTAATCCAACTTTGCACTtaagaatttctcatttttct comes from Solanum pennellii chromosome 1, SPENNV200 and encodes:
- the LOC107006540 gene encoding kinesin-like protein KIN-12C isoform X2, translated to MSKDASSSSSTSLRSASRTNLKPIESNENDFHNLFTQFPFPPPRTPLNSIPDPSQDLQSETLRASHRKYDTPDTHIGNGVRGKAHSEPNSAQTTPVRRISNVFTPGTCSGVRHTGPKGATLSSRTSKGTSVINSQISVQVPHFELAEDPSFWKDHNVQVLIRVRPLNNTEKVSQGYSRCLRQESAETLVWLGHPETRFTFDHVACETISQEKLFRVAGFPMVDNCMSGYNSCMFAYGQTGSGKTYTMMGDIGEMSGKLSEQCGITPRIFEYLFTRIREEEDMRKNEKLKYSCKCSFLEIYNEQITDLLEPSSTNLLLREDSKKGVYVENLTEVSVSSVDDVLRILLQGAANRKMAATHMNTESSRSHSVFTCNIESCWEKDLMKHFRFGRLNLVDLAGSERQKSSGAEGDRLKEAANINKSLSTLGLVIMSLVDLAHGKHRHVPYRDSRLTFLLQDSLGGNSKTAVIATISPSLCSASETLSTLKFAQRAKLIQNNAKINEDASGDVSALQQQIQLLKGQLSFLLKHQGSENYFAESVPHFDQFSLGDCPESFDLSEELDMHTDCGPQHGGKNSFHYLKTTLFNAERRAKLAEMEVRRLEAEIEEMKYLVHQQQEEVQLSKEIMKLRDEKLDRLGSLGNGMISADSFVLEENNALKEEIQILQARNERNPELTQLASENVSLLKRIRWFENFYENQETEELLAEMSELREQERVAAREFKECGEMNSKIIREVDELQGELSKHVNYNQAAFDSVDTMPTEADKANRTPHDLPAGGESKNKEVQDVDGASILQHKDIMEQLIEARYLMEAMEQEQVQLIEELEFTREENQRLSKQMRASERSGMQHMPIPESHESRGSLFETQDGNGDLCMVTLQDKLEKMAKDLEEAHLLNSQYLEDHALKLSQEHQTELVREEVEMETTKTILHMQEEIVAMKSELQEKICLMADENMSLKNSLAAKEEEIKVLCMEWERATLELTTFLIDGSKSMRDASSQIENIACSFPDVNACIGEHVEKAAKICVEKEETILLLKRSLEEAQRGVWQMDEKLNSLRGATMAFTQAQQLDNEASSKEAIQLVSSLDDQISRLEILEKILLYKGNHISEVHAGSSSANDGSDSIDNLKKGDSSSENLFALVAHENNIELARLELLEVENVVNALCFDAQNYLSGLQSDAYKMICSCKDFNQEFLERVHQLQNKFYNLIQNGNSQYHAVGFPSCDSSKLHDHDKQQKLLYQINYELVETNEKLNQITTNINRILNPYLCPDTTEDPSESDEWTTEYLASCSNLLAETVASGKRSNTSSLSGSSQSIRKKLNLEDTSLLHLRRDFNMAYGAFSKINAQFNLVFNEKGEGDCSTPLLYLSNSAELAKRNDQHPIRNQQSEIIWGHKMMMHGAEVSCNYSREEEVGDNITEEKIFFKKFEQAFSTIKEVDYTLNALVEVNKNEKHLTSMLRQAEEELLAQKASLVEDVKHLKSSIRHSDEEKRLLQDEACHSLIEVSNGMSLLEGSFVDMQRDVEGLLKTLFADASRMAEETLGHISISKSILEGIFSATMKNGVSSSVLHHCQTIDSIHELGRSCKIGMIMDKDKLDGMTSFRRMEGKDLCLDQIDSKNETLELRKELERKEVLLKGLLFDFSLLQESASNRKDFTDEVGKLIAALNRVQNELSTKEHQLNEMLIQQKTLENQIQQMESALFSSKADLEETRRASDNFSKQNSELRALLEDLCVKKSQTEDELKEQREIVKSLENEILRLTSSTEKQLILLNKDKDTEDDFMRVTGEKNHLLEQLRFLQDRLDMAYSLADENEAIAVQARQASEASKMYAEEKDEEVKILEHSVEELEGTINVLESKVHEMEEEVERDRLIRDSLELELQALRKRLIMVENSQSMDMISGELYTKDQFLRLAEPTKAYYQIGVLEEEKAELTKEVKQCKEYISEILLHAQAQASQYQQKYKELEAVVHGLETHSSNTINGGPTSEKCSTRPRGSSSPFRCISSLVQQMNSEKDQELSAAKFQIEELEVLLAQKQKEICMLNSRLAATESMTHDVIRDLLGVKLDMTSYANLMNQFQLQKFVEEAQQQSEERIERELSDLRRQIDDLVEERERYTLEGKKREADVLSSQMCMEQLRERDQMLIAQNEMLKMDKTNLQRKIVELDDMVKRLLGKQSQTEMGALARLKEIDVSQKLGHPQKLVLGATDKVFRSREAEDLNGCGKDTSFR
- the LOC107006540 gene encoding kinesin-like protein KIN-12C isoform X3, with product MSKDASSSSSTSLRSASRTNLKPIESNENDFHNLFTQFPFPPPRTPLNSIPDPSQDLQSETLRASHRKYDTPDTHIGNGVRGKAHSEPNSAQTTPVRRISNVFTPGTCSGVRHTGPKGATLSSRTSKGTSVINSQISVQVPHFELAEDPSFWKDHNVQVLIRVRPLNNTEKVSQGYSRCLRQESAETLVWLGHPETRFTFDHVACETISQEKLFRVAGFPMVDNCMSGYNSCMFAYGQTGSGKTYTMMGDIGEMSGKLSEQCGITPRIFEYLFTRIREEEDMRKNEKLKYSCKCSFLEIYNEQITDLLEPSSTNLLLREDSKKGVYVENLTEVSVSSVDDVLRILLQGAANRKMAATHMNTESSRSHSVFTCNIESCWEKDLMKHFRFGRLNLVDLAGSERQKSSGAEGDRLKEAANINKSLSTLGLVIMSLVDLAHGKHRHVPYRDSRLTFLLQDSLGGNSKTAVIATISPSLCSASETLSTLKFAQRAKLIQNNAKINEDASGDVSALQQQIQLLKGQLSFLLKHQGSENYFAESVPHFDQFSLGDCPESFDLSEELDMHTDCGPQHGGKNSFHYLKTTLFNAERRAKLAEMEVRRLEAEIEEMKYLVHQQQEEVQLSKEIMKLRDEKLDRLGSLGNGMISADSFVLEENNALKEEIQILQARNERNPELTQLASENVSLLKRIRWFENFYENQETEELLAEMSELREQERVAAREFKECGEMNSKIIREVDELQGELSKHVNYNQAAFDSVDTMPTEADKANRTPHDLPAGGESKNKEVQDVDGASILQHKDIMEQLIEARYLMEAMEQEQVQLIEELEFTREENQRLSKQMRASERSGMQHMPIPESHESRGSLFETQDGNGDLCMVTLQDKLEKMAKDLEEAHLLNSQYLEDHALKLSQEHQTELVREEVEMETTKTILHMQEEIVAMKSELQEKICLMADENMSLKNSLAAKEEEIKVLCMEWERATLELTTFLIDGSKSMRDASSQIENIACSFPDVNACIGEHVEKAAKICVEKEETILLLKRSLEEAQRGVWQMDEKLNSLRGATMAFTQAQQLDNEASSKEAIQLVSSLDDQISRLEILEKILLYKGNHISEVHAGSSSANDGSDSIDNLKKGDSSSENLFALVAHENNIELARLELLEVENVVNALCFDAQNYLSGLQSDAYKMICSCKDFNQEFLERVHQLQNKFYNLIQNGNSQYHAVGFPSCDSRKRSNTSSLSGSSQSIRKKLNLEDTSLLHLRRDFNMAYGAFSKINAQFNLVFNEKGEGDCSTPLLYLSNSAELAKRNDQHPIRNQQSEIIWGHKMMMHGAEVSCNYSREEEVGDNITEEKIFFKKFEQAFSTIKEVDYTLNALVEVNKNEKHLTSMLRQAEEELLAQKASLVEDVKHLKSSIRHSDEEKRLLQDEACHSLIEVSNGMSLLEGSFVDMQRDVEGLLKTLFADASRMAEETLGHISISKSILEGIFSATMKNGVSSSVLHHCQTIDSIHELGRSCKIGMIMDKDKLDGMTSFRRMEGKDLCLDQIDSKNETLELRKELERKEVLLKGLLFDFSLLQESASNRKDFTDEVGKLIAALNRVQNELSTKEHQLNEMLIQQKTLENQIQQMESALFSSKADLEETRRASDNFSKQNSELRALLEDLCVKKSQTEDELKEQREIVKSLENEILRLTSSTEKQLILLNKDKDTEDDFMRVTGEKNHLLEQLRFLQDRLDMAYSLADENEAIAVQARQASEASKMYAEEKDEEVKILEHSVEELEGTINVLESKVHEMEEEVERDRLIRDSLELELQALRKRLIMVENSQSMDMISGELYTKDQFLRLAEPTKAYYQIGVLEEEKAELTKEVKQCKEYISEILLHAQAQASQYQQKYKELEAVVHGLETHSSNTINGGPTSEKCSTRPRGSSSPFRCISSLVQQMNSEKDQELSAAKFQIEELEVLLAQKQKEICMLNSRLAATESMTHDVIRDLLGVKLDMTSYANLMNQFQLQKFVEEAQQQSEERIVMERELSDLRRQIDDLVEERERYTLEGKKREADVLSSQMCMEQLRERDQMLIAQNEMLKMDKTNLQRKIVELDDMVKRLLGKQSQTEMGALARLKEIDVSQKLGHPQKLVLGATDKVFRSREAEDLNGCGKDTSFR
- the LOC107006540 gene encoding kinesin-like protein KIN-12C isoform X1 — protein: MSKDASSSSSTSLRSASRTNLKPIESNENDFHNLFTQFPFPPPRTPLNSIPDPSQDLQSETLRASHRKYDTPDTHIGNGVRGKAHSEPNSAQTTPVRRISNVFTPGTCSGVRHTGPKGATLSSRTSKGTSVINSQISVQVPHFELAEDPSFWKDHNVQVLIRVRPLNNTEKVSQGYSRCLRQESAETLVWLGHPETRFTFDHVACETISQEKLFRVAGFPMVDNCMSGYNSCMFAYGQTGSGKTYTMMGDIGEMSGKLSEQCGITPRIFEYLFTRIREEEDMRKNEKLKYSCKCSFLEIYNEQITDLLEPSSTNLLLREDSKKGVYVENLTEVSVSSVDDVLRILLQGAANRKMAATHMNTESSRSHSVFTCNIESCWEKDLMKHFRFGRLNLVDLAGSERQKSSGAEGDRLKEAANINKSLSTLGLVIMSLVDLAHGKHRHVPYRDSRLTFLLQDSLGGNSKTAVIATISPSLCSASETLSTLKFAQRAKLIQNNAKINEDASGDVSALQQQIQLLKGQLSFLLKHQGSENYFAESVPHFDQFSLGDCPESFDLSEELDMHTDCGPQHGGKNSFHYLKTTLFNAERRAKLAEMEVRRLEAEIEEMKYLVHQQQEEVQLSKEIMKLRDEKLDRLGSLGNGMISADSFVLEENNALKEEIQILQARNERNPELTQLASENVSLLKRIRWFENFYENQETEELLAEMSELREQERVAAREFKECGEMNSKIIREVDELQGELSKHVNYNQAAFDSVDTMPTEADKANRTPHDLPAGGESKNKEVQDVDGASILQHKDIMEQLIEARYLMEAMEQEQVQLIEELEFTREENQRLSKQMRASERSGMQHMPIPESHESRGSLFETQDGNGDLCMVTLQDKLEKMAKDLEEAHLLNSQYLEDHALKLSQEHQTELVREEVEMETTKTILHMQEEIVAMKSELQEKICLMADENMSLKNSLAAKEEEIKVLCMEWERATLELTTFLIDGSKSMRDASSQIENIACSFPDVNACIGEHVEKAAKICVEKEETILLLKRSLEEAQRGVWQMDEKLNSLRGATMAFTQAQQLDNEASSKEAIQLVSSLDDQISRLEILEKILLYKGNHISEVHAGSSSANDGSDSIDNLKKGDSSSENLFALVAHENNIELARLELLEVENVVNALCFDAQNYLSGLQSDAYKMICSCKDFNQEFLERVHQLQNKFYNLIQNGNSQYHAVGFPSCDSSKLHDHDKQQKLLYQINYELVETNEKLNQITTNINRILNPYLCPDTTEDPSESDEWTTEYLASCSNLLAETVASGKRSNTSSLSGSSQSIRKKLNLEDTSLLHLRRDFNMAYGAFSKINAQFNLVFNEKGEGDCSTPLLYLSNSAELAKRNDQHPIRNQQSEIIWGHKMMMHGAEVSCNYSREEEVGDNITEEKIFFKKFEQAFSTIKEVDYTLNALVEVNKNEKHLTSMLRQAEEELLAQKASLVEDVKHLKSSIRHSDEEKRLLQDEACHSLIEVSNGMSLLEGSFVDMQRDVEGLLKTLFADASRMAEETLGHISISKSILEGIFSATMKNGVSSSVLHHCQTIDSIHELGRSCKIGMIMDKDKLDGMTSFRRMEGKDLCLDQIDSKNETLELRKELERKEVLLKGLLFDFSLLQESASNRKDFTDEVGKLIAALNRVQNELSTKEHQLNEMLIQQKTLENQIQQMESALFSSKADLEETRRASDNFSKQNSELRALLEDLCVKKSQTEDELKEQREIVKSLENEILRLTSSTEKQLILLNKDKDTEDDFMRVTGEKNHLLEQLRFLQDRLDMAYSLADENEAIAVQARQASEASKMYAEEKDEEVKILEHSVEELEGTINVLESKVHEMEEEVERDRLIRDSLELELQALRKRLIMVENSQSMDMISGELYTKDQFLRLAEPTKAYYQIGVLEEEKAELTKEVKQCKEYISEILLHAQAQASQYQQKYKELEAVVHGLETHSSNTINGGPTSEKCSTRPRGSSSPFRCISSLVQQMNSEKDQELSAAKFQIEELEVLLAQKQKEICMLNSRLAATESMTHDVIRDLLGVKLDMTSYANLMNQFQLQKFVEEAQQQSEERIVMERELSDLRRQIDDLVEERERYTLEGKKREADVLSSQMCMEQLRERDQMLIAQNEMLKMDKTNLQRKIVELDDMVKRLLGKQSQTEMGALARLKEIDVSQKLGHPQKLVLGATDKVFRSREAEDLNGCGKDTSFR